The following coding sequences lie in one Montipora foliosa isolate CH-2021 chromosome 11, ASM3666993v2, whole genome shotgun sequence genomic window:
- the LOC137977356 gene encoding G-protein coupled receptor 54-like, with translation MENFTAVETERCPSLTEDKLDVKIIKILAYSIVLIVSLFGNSVIIVTVISNRRMQTTVNYLIANMAASDLFISVFAVPIKISEIVRIQGLTIYSKSRLQLRIYKENVKVIANICAIIIAFALCVLPLFVYGMLFYFVWKWEMPCNMNQFGFAVHFVLFSNAAITPLIYFVFNDRYRRGLQQVLKQVQFCRKDRGDNINADEICLNHRNANS, from the coding sequence ATGGAAAACTTCACTGCTGTTGAAACGGAAAGATGTCCTTCTCTCACAGAAGATAAACTTGACGTTAAGATCATCAAGATCTTGGCCTACAGTATAGTTTTGATCGTTTCTCTCTTTGGAAACTCTGTCATCATTGTAACTGTGATCAGCAACCGACGGATGCAGACAACTGTAAACTATCTCATTGCAAATATGGCCGCTTcggatttatttatttcagtgtTTGCGGTGCCGATCAAAATCTCCGAAATCGTGAGAATTCAAGGACTCACAATTTATAGTAAATCAAGGCTTCAACTCagaatttacaaagaaaacgtAAAGGTCATAGCAAACATCTGCGCTATAATTATTGCATTTGCGCTTTGTGTTCTGCCACTGTTCGTGTACGGaatgttgttttattttgtgtgGAAATGGGAAATGCCGTGTAACATGAATCAATTTGGATTCGcagtacattttgttttgttttcaaatgctgcCATAACTCCCCTCATTTACTTCGTATTCAATGATAGATATCGCCGAGGATTGCAACAGGTTTTAAAGCAGGTCCAGTTTTGCCGCAAAGACCGTGGCGATAACATTAACGCCGATGAAATATGCTTAAATCATCGGAACGCCAATTCATAG
- the LOC137976020 gene encoding neuropeptide FF receptor 2-like, translated as MALNFSSNAILVTMENFTAAEPEQCPSLTEDKLEVKIIKILAYSIVSIVSFFGNSVIIATVIRNRRMQTTVNYLIANMAVSDFSISVLAVPMKISEIANGPRRWLIEGSVGLIFCQLIYFFQDTSLVVSIQSLVVIAVDRYRGIVFPYRPAIITPKRCKIVIALVWVVSMSLHSIYFFIIRLSSNNNTTYCIFSWEPKMFSDPKKAEEDYVVVVLVLVVIAPFLTLALLYTRIIRSLRIQGLTIYSKSRLQLRIYKENVKVISNICAITIAFALCVLPLFVYGMLFYFVWKWEMPCNMNQFGFAVHFVLFSNAAITPLIYFVFNDRYRRGLQQVLKQVQFCRKDRSDNINADEMCLNHRNANS; from the coding sequence ATGGCATTAAATTTCTCCTCTAATGCCATCTTAGTTACCATGGAAAACTTCACTGCTGCTGAACCAGAACAATGTCCTTCTCTCACAGAAGATAAACTTGAGGTTAAGATCATCAAGATCTTGGCCTACAGTATAGTTTCGATCGTTTCTTTCTTTGGAAACTCTGTCATCATTGCAACTGTGATCAGGAACCGACGGATGCAGACAACTGTAAACTATCTCATCGCAAATATGGCCGTATCGGATTTCTCTATTTCAGTGTTGGCCGTGCCGATGAAAATCTCCGAAATCGCAAACGGTCCTCGAAGATGGCTAATTGAAGGATCTGTGGGATTGATTTTTTGTCAGCTGATCTATTTTTTCCAAGACACTTCATTGGTTGTTTCGATCCAGAGCTTGGTCGTCATTGCTGTCGACAGATATCGCGGAATTGTTTTTCCATATCGCCCCGCCATAATAACCCCAAAACGATGTAAAATTGTTATCGCACTGGTATGGGTGGTGTCGATGAGTTTACACagcatttatttctttattattcGTCTTAGTTCCAACAATAACACAACATATTGCATTTTCAGCTGGGAGCCAAAAATGTTCTCTGATCCCAAAAAAGCCGAAGAAGATTACGTTGTAGTTGTCTTGGTTCTCGTAGTGATTGCTCCATTTTTGACTTTAGCACTCTTGTACACTCGAATCATAAGGAGTTTGAGAATTCAAGGACTCACAATTTATAGCAAATCAAGGCTTCAACTCagaatttacaaagaaaacgtAAAGGTCATTTCAAACATCTGCGCTATAACTATTGCATTTGCGCTTTGTGTTCTGCCACTGTTTGTGTACGGAATGTTGTTTTACTTTGTGTGGAAATGGGAAATGCCGTGTAACATGAATCAATTTGGATTCgctgtacattttgttttgttttcaaatgctgcCATAACTCCCCTCATTTACTTCGTATTCAATGATAGATATCGCCGAGGATTGCAACAGGTTTTAAAGCAGGTCCAGTTTTGCCGCAAAGACCGTAGCGATAACATTAACGCCGATGAAATGTGTTTAAATCATCGCAACGCCAATTCATAG